From one Sesamum indicum cultivar Zhongzhi No. 13 linkage group LG13, S_indicum_v1.0, whole genome shotgun sequence genomic stretch:
- the LOC105176136 gene encoding eukaryotic translation initiation factor 5-like, translating to MALQNIGASNSDDAFYRYKMPKMITKIEGRGNGIKTNIVNMVDIAKALARPASYTTKYFGCELGAQSKFDEKTGTSLVNGAHDTAKLAGLLENFIKKYVQCYGCGNPETEILITKNQMIQLKCAACGFVSDVDMRDKLTTFIVKNPPEAKKGSKDKKALRRAEKERLKEGEAADEELKKLKKDPKKKGSSKDGPAKVGSTRKKAGSSDEERKSPPRGLVDEKIEDDEDDDDIEWQTDTSLEAARQRIQEQLTSVTADMVMLSTDEKEKKAKATDKARDNSKVASPTVENSVAENGKTSQKKLVEEVRENLKKGISANKLQSFLGSLPGSAQEVMNALYEALLDGVEKGFANVISKKKSYLAAAVAQGEDSQLFLLRAIEEFCGKPNPTAVKEVALVLKALYDADLLEEENIVQWYEEGVAGSNKDSSIWKNAKPFVDWLQNAESESEED from the coding sequence ATGGCTTTACAAAACATAGGTGCCAGCAACAGTGATGATGCTTTCTACAGGTATAAAATGCCCAAGATGATTACCAAGATAGAAGGTCGTGGAAATGGCATCAAAACCAATATTGTCAACATGGTTGATATTGCTAAGGCTTTGGCCAGGCCAGCTTCTTacactacaaaatattttggttgTGAACTTGGAGCCCAGTCTAAGTTTGATGAGAAAACTGGAACGTCCCTTGTCAATGGAGCTCATGACACTGCCAAACTTGCGGGTCTTCTGGAGAACTTCATTAAGAAGTATGTGCAGTGCTATGGATGTGGAAACCCTGAAACTGAGATTCTGATCACGAAGAATCAGATGATACAACTGAAATGTGCTGCTTGTGGTTTTGTATCAGATGTGGACATGAGGGACAAACTTACTACTTTCATTGTCAAGAACCCTCCTGAAGCAAAGAAGGGGTCCAAAGACAAGAAAGCTCTGAGGAGGGCTGAGAAGGAGCGGCTCAAGGAAGGTGAGGCTGCAGATGAGGAGCTTAAAAAGCTCAAGAAGGACCCTAAGAAAAAGGGTTCATCCAAGGATGGACCAGCGAAAGTTGGCTCTACCAGAAAGAAAGCTGGCAGTTCTGACGAGGAACGCAAATCACCACCTAGAGGCCTGGTTGATGAAAAGATAgaggatgatgaagatgatgatgatatcgAGTGGCAAACTGACACTTCTTTGGAAGCTGCCCGCCAGCGCATTCAAGAGCAATTGACTTCTGTTACAGCGGACATGGTTATGCTTTCTACTgatgagaaagagaaaaaggccAAGGCAACTGATAAGGCACGTGACAATTCTAAGGTTGCTTCACCCACTGTGGAGAACTCTGTGGCTGAGAATGGGAAAACAAGTCAGAAAAAACTTGTTGAGGAGGTTAGAGAAAATCTTAAGAAGGGTATTAGTGCGAACAAGTTACAATCCTTTTTAGGCTCACTTCCTGGCTCTGCTCAAGAAGTGATGAATGCCCTGTATGAGGCACTACTGGATGGTGTTGAAAAAGGCTTTGCAAATGTGATTAGCAAGAAGAAGAGCTAtcttgctgctgctgttgctcAGGGTGAGGACTCACAGTTGTTTTTGCTTCGAGCTATTGAAGAATTTTGTGGGAAGCCAAACCCAACCGCAGTGAAGGAAGTGGCCCTTGTTTTGAAAGCTCTGTATGATGCAGATTTgttggaagaagaaaacattGTGCAGTGGTACGAGGAAGGAGTGGCTGGAAGCAACAAGGATTCTTCTATCTGGAAGAATGCGAAGCCCTTTGTTGATTGGCTCCAAAACGCGGAGTCAGAAAGCGAGGAGGACTAA